The Ornithinibacillus sp. 4-3 region GCCTTGTATTTGTTAACCAATAAGTAGTGTTCATTCATATTCCTCCAATATTTAGTTTTTCTCTAACAACTGCTCCATATGTATATCGCGCTCTTGTCTCGGCAGTGAAAGTTGATGATACACATAATCTTGACTTTCTGTACTGATTTCCGCAAAGTATACTGCATCTATTTTAGTAAAATAAATCGCACTCAAGCACATTGGACATGGCTCTGTGCTTGCATAAATTTCACAGCCTGTAAGATCCGTGGTTTGTAAAGATTGACATGCGTGTATCACAGCTTGTAACTCTGCATGCTGTGATGGATCGTGCGTGCGCTTTACTTGATTAACCCCTCTTCCTACAATAACTCCATCCTTTACTACCACTGCTCCAAAAGGAGATCCATTTTTTGATGTTTCATTATCCTGTGCCAACTTAATTGCTTCCTGCAACCATTTTTCTTTTAACAATAGATTCACTCCTTTAAGCATCGGCAGCTTTCAGTAGCAAAGCAATTTCCGTGTAGCCAAGCTGCTCCGCATGCTGCAATGGAGTTATACCATCTCGATCAGCAATATTAGGATCTGCCCCATGCTTTAATAACACTTCTACTGCTTTTTGATGGCGTACTCCACCATCACCAAGAATTACTGCCTCCATTAATGCAGTCCAATGTAAATTATTAATATGATTGACATCAGAATCTGAATAAGTTAATAATTCTTCAATGACCTCTACATGTGCTCTTTCTGCTGCAGGAATGATAGCAATTCCTCCATATCGATTAGTCAGTTTCGTATTAGCACCAGCCGCTATTGCTAGCTTTACAATTTCTAAATAACCAGCTGCACCTGCATGGAGAAGTACATTATTTCGATATAAGTCTTGAATATTTACATCTGCCCCATGTTGAATTAATATATCTACAATCTTTGGATAATTATAACGTGTAGCTTCTAATACAGCGGTTCTACCTTCTGCATCACGGATGTTCACATCAACATCTTCTTTTAATAAATTTTTCAGATTTTCTATATCACCTGTTCTTGCATACTCAACTAATTGTTGACTCATTGTTCTCTCCTCCCACGCTAGTTCATTTATATTTTAAATACCCTTTTTTCTATGTTAACATGCTAAGCACTTTTAGAAAATAAAATTGTAAGCGTTTTAATTTTGGATAATTACAAAGAGAAAAAATATTTTTTAATCCATATCACCTACAGGCACTAGAGATTAGGAGCTTTCTTTGATTATTTTTTTAAAAAGATAGTTGACAAGTTTCAAAGTCCCATGTAAAGTGAAAACAAATTTAATAATAAAAATTAAATTCTTATCCAGAGAGGTGGAGGGACTGGCCCTTTGAAGCCTCGGCAACAGACTTTTAAAGTACTGTGCCAATTCCAGCAAGCATAATGCCTGAAAGATAAGAAGAGTGATGAAAATAGATAGCAAACCCTCTTCTTATAGTCTAATTAAAGAAGAGGGTTTTTTTATTTGTTTAAGACTCGCAAAAATCTTTTTAAAAGAAAATCATTCACACTCTAGGCATTGCTATATTTCATCTTAATAAAGATGGCAAACTAGATTTTCAAAAATAAAATTTCATATGAAAATCTACGGCGACGACTATTAATAACTGGATCATTAATAGTCAAATAAAACGAAATATTCCAATAAAGATTGAGGTGAATATGAGATGAGTTTGTTAGATAGTTTGAAAGAAAGAATTTTAATTGCTGATGGTGCCATGGGAACAGTCTTATACTCACATGGAGTAAAAACCTGTTTTGAAGAATTAAACTTAACCAGTGCTGAACAAGTTCAACTTGTCCATGAAGCATATATTAACGCTGGAGCAGAAGTAATTCAAACCAATACATATGGTGCAAACTACATTAAGTTAGCTCAGTATGGCTTAGAAGAAAAAGTAAAGAAAATAAATGAAGCAGCTGTAAACCTTGCAAAAAATGCTAGTAAAGGTAAGGCACATATTCTTGGGACGATTGGTGGTATCCACGGTTCACAATTTGAAGAATCCGAAGAAGAGATTAAGCGAAGCTTTAAAGAGCAATTATACAGTTTGTTACTATCTGGAGTAGATGGAATTTTACTAGAAACTTATTATAATTTCGATGAACTGAGCATCGTCTTAGAAATCGCTCGCGAAGAAACAAACCTTCCAATTATCGCAAACGTATCGATGCATGAACCGGGAATTCTTGAAAATGGCTTACATCTAAAAGATGGATTAAAACGTCTAGAAGATATTGGGGCTGACGTGGTTGGTGTCAATTGCCGGCTAGGGCCTGCACAAATGGTAAGCTCTCTTGAATCAGTTCCTTTACTAAAGCATGCGCTATTAGCTGCTTATCCAAATGCAAGCTTGCCTGCTTACCGAGATGGCGTGCTCTATTATGAAAATGAGCCAGACTACTTTGCTACTACTGCAAATGAATTTCGTGAACAAGGAGTAAGACTGATTGGCGGTTGCTGTGGAACTACTCCACAACATATTCAAAAAATGGCGGAAGGGATTAAATCTCGAAAACCAATTACCGAGAAAAAAGTAATTCCAATTGAAGAAATTATCATTAAGCGCCAGAAAAAATCAGATAAAAAAACAATTTCAGAATTGGCAAAAGAAAGAACAACAATCATCGTGGAATTAGATTCACCAAAGCATTTAGATGTTACTGAATATATAGAAGGTGCAAAAGCATTAAAAGAAGCCGGTGCTGATGCAATTACAGTTGCTGATAATTCATTAGCCTCACCTAGAATTAGCAATGTAGCTATCGCTTCTCTCCTGCAAAAAGAAGGAATTAAACCATTAGTACATCTCACTTGTCGTGATCGTAATTTAATCGGATTACAATCCCACGTATTAGGTCTACACACATTAGGAATAGATGAGATGCTTGTTATTACAGGTGACCCGACAAAAATTGGTGACTTCCCTGGAGCAACCTCTGTTTTCGATGTAAATTCCTTCAAATTAATAGAGTTAATCAAAAAAGGAAATGAAGGTATTTCATTCTTAGGAAACTCTTTAAGAGAAGCTACTAACTTCTCCATTGCAGGAGCATTTAACCCAAATGTAGCTAATATTGAAAAAGCAGTACAGCGTATGGAGAGAAAAATAAATAGTGGTGCAGATTACATTCTCACACAGCCTATTTATCATATGGAGAAATTCAAACAATTAAGTGATGCCACGTCCCATATTGATACCCCAATATTTGTTGGTATCATGCCAATCACATCATCTAAGAATGCTGAATTCTTACATCATGAGGTTCCAGGAATTAAGCTTTCTGATGAAATTCGTGAACGGATGAGTAATGTTGCTGGTGATAGAGAAGCTTCTACCAAAAAAAGTATCGCTATTTCCAAAGAATTAATTGATGAAGCATTAAAGTATTTTAATGGAGTTTATTTAATCACCCCTTTCATGCGATATGACATTATCGTTGAATTGATAAATTATATTAATGAAAAAAAATCAAAAACTCAGCAAATTTCTTAAATATTAGGAGGAATTATCATGACAAAAGTAAAAAGTTCTAATCTAGGTTATCCAAGAATCGGTGAATTAAGAGAATGGAAAAGAGCACTTGAAAGCTATTGGAATGGCGATATCGATCAAGCTGAATTATTAAAGCGTACTAAAGATATCCGTATTAACAATTTAAAGAAGCAAAAGGATGCTGGTATTGATCTGATCCCAGTTGGTGAATTCTCACTATATGACCATGTGCTAGATACTTCAGCTACTTTTGGTATTGTACCGAGCCGTTATGATTATGATGGTGGAAAAGTAGACATTGATACATACTATGCGATTGCTCGTGGAGTAGATAATGCGGTTGCTTCAGAAATGACAAAATGGTTTAACACAAATTACCACTATATTCGTCCTGAGCTAAATGATGCCAAACCAGCATTAGTTGAAAACAGAGCTTTAACTGCTTATAAAGAAGCAAAAGAAGAATTAGGAATCGATGGTAAGCCAGTTATCCTTGGGCCAGTTACATATGTAGCTCTATCTAAAGGCTATGACGCAAAAGATTTCCAAGAAATTGTAGATGCATTCACACCTCATTATGTACAAATTCTTAAAGAGTTAGCGGAGGCTGGTGCAAAATGGGTACAAATTGATGAGCCTATTTTCTCTACAAATGCTCCTGTAGAATATGTTGAAGCTGCTGAAAAAGTGTTTGCAGCATTCGCTAAAGAAGTAGCAGGAATTAATATTATCTTCCAAACTTATTTCGAAAAAGTATCTCACTATGAGCGTATTACAAAACTCCCAGTTGCTGGATTCGGACTTGACTTTGTACATGGAGAATCGTTAGATTTATTAAAACAATATGGCTTTCCTCAAGGCAAAGTGCTTGCTGCTGGTGTTATTGATGGACGTAATGTTTGGAGAAATGACTTAAATCAAACTTTAACAGTACTTGATTCTATTAAACAATTTGTGAAAGAAGAAAATTTAATTGTTCAACCATCTAGTTCTTTACTACATGTTCCAGTAACAAAGAACTTAGAGAAAAAATTAGATGCAATTACTTTAGGTGGACTATCCTTTGCTGATCAAAAGCTAAAAGAAATTGCATTATTAACAAAAGGATTAAATGAAGGAAAAGAAACAATCCAAACAGAATTAGATGAAGTTGCTAAAGCACTACAGCTAGTAAAAGAAACACATCGTTCAAATGATAAAGTACATGAAGAAATTAAGAATTTAACAGAAGCTTCTGCTGTTCGTTCTAAACCAGCTAAAGAACGTCTAGCATTACAACAAGAAAAATTCCAATTACCTTTATTACCAACAACAACAATTGGAAGCCTTCCACAAACTCCTGAAGTACGTGGAACAAGAACAAAATGGCGTAAAGGTGAAATTACTGATGCACAATACGAAGCATTTGTTAATTCACAAATTGAACGTTGGATTAAAATCCAAGAAGATATTGATATTGATGTACTTGTTCATGGAGAATTTGAACGTAATGATATGGTTGAGTATTTCGGAGAAAAATTCATTGGATTTACTGTTACAGAATATGGTTGGGTACAATCATACGGTTCTCGTTGCGTGAAGCCACCTCTAATCATTGGAGATGTTGCATGGGAAAAACCAATCACAGTAAAAGAAAGTGTCTATGCACAATCTCTAACTGATCGTTTAGTTAAAGGTATGCTGACAGGACCTGTTACTATCTTAAACTGGTCATTTGTTCATGATGCAACACCTCGATATGAAATTATGAAACAAATCGCTTTAGCACTACAAAAGGAAATTGAAGCACTTGAAGAAAGCGGTATTCAAATTATTCAAGTAGATGAACCAGCTTTACGTGAGGGATTACCATTAGATCAAGCAAAATGGGATGATTATCTAGAGGTTTCCGCTTATTCTTTCCGTTTAGCAACAGCTACTGCGAAGCCTGAAACACAAATTCATACACATATGTGCTACTCTAATTTCGAGGATATTTTCGAATGTATCGATGACTTAGATGCTGACGTTATCTCTATTGAAACATCACGTAGCCATGGAGA contains the following coding sequences:
- a CDS encoding ankyrin repeat domain-containing protein — its product is MSQQLVEYARTGDIENLKNLLKEDVDVNIRDAEGRTAVLEATRYNYPKIVDILIQHGADVNIQDLYRNNVLLHAGAAGYLEIVKLAIAAGANTKLTNRYGGIAIIPAAERAHVEVIEELLTYSDSDVNHINNLHWTALMEAVILGDGGVRHQKAVEVLLKHGADPNIADRDGITPLQHAEQLGYTEIALLLKAADA
- the metE gene encoding 5-methyltetrahydropteroyltriglutamate--homocysteine S-methyltransferase codes for the protein MTKVKSSNLGYPRIGELREWKRALESYWNGDIDQAELLKRTKDIRINNLKKQKDAGIDLIPVGEFSLYDHVLDTSATFGIVPSRYDYDGGKVDIDTYYAIARGVDNAVASEMTKWFNTNYHYIRPELNDAKPALVENRALTAYKEAKEELGIDGKPVILGPVTYVALSKGYDAKDFQEIVDAFTPHYVQILKELAEAGAKWVQIDEPIFSTNAPVEYVEAAEKVFAAFAKEVAGINIIFQTYFEKVSHYERITKLPVAGFGLDFVHGESLDLLKQYGFPQGKVLAAGVIDGRNVWRNDLNQTLTVLDSIKQFVKEENLIVQPSSSLLHVPVTKNLEKKLDAITLGGLSFADQKLKEIALLTKGLNEGKETIQTELDEVAKALQLVKETHRSNDKVHEEIKNLTEASAVRSKPAKERLALQQEKFQLPLLPTTTIGSLPQTPEVRGTRTKWRKGEITDAQYEAFVNSQIERWIKIQEDIDIDVLVHGEFERNDMVEYFGEKFIGFTVTEYGWVQSYGSRCVKPPLIIGDVAWEKPITVKESVYAQSLTDRLVKGMLTGPVTILNWSFVHDATPRYEIMKQIALALQKEIEALEESGIQIIQVDEPALREGLPLDQAKWDDYLEVSAYSFRLATATAKPETQIHTHMCYSNFEDIFECIDDLDADVISIETSRSHGELVSTFEVNTYSKEIGLGVYDIHSPRVPAVEEIKGNIERALQTIPSNQFWVNPDCGLKTRKEPETIGALKVMVQAAKDLRKVAVK
- a CDS encoding bifunctional homocysteine S-methyltransferase/methylenetetrahydrofolate reductase; its protein translation is MSLLDSLKERILIADGAMGTVLYSHGVKTCFEELNLTSAEQVQLVHEAYINAGAEVIQTNTYGANYIKLAQYGLEEKVKKINEAAVNLAKNASKGKAHILGTIGGIHGSQFEESEEEIKRSFKEQLYSLLLSGVDGILLETYYNFDELSIVLEIAREETNLPIIANVSMHEPGILENGLHLKDGLKRLEDIGADVVGVNCRLGPAQMVSSLESVPLLKHALLAAYPNASLPAYRDGVLYYENEPDYFATTANEFREQGVRLIGGCCGTTPQHIQKMAEGIKSRKPITEKKVIPIEEIIIKRQKKSDKKTISELAKERTTIIVELDSPKHLDVTEYIEGAKALKEAGADAITVADNSLASPRISNVAIASLLQKEGIKPLVHLTCRDRNLIGLQSHVLGLHTLGIDEMLVITGDPTKIGDFPGATSVFDVNSFKLIELIKKGNEGISFLGNSLREATNFSIAGAFNPNVANIEKAVQRMERKINSGADYILTQPIYHMEKFKQLSDATSHIDTPIFVGIMPITSSKNAEFLHHEVPGIKLSDEIRERMSNVAGDREASTKKSIAISKELIDEALKYFNGVYLITPFMRYDIIVELINYINEKKSKTQQIS
- a CDS encoding nucleoside deaminase — protein: MLKEKWLQEAIKLAQDNETSKNGSPFGAVVVKDGVIVGRGVNQVKRTHDPSQHAELQAVIHACQSLQTTDLTGCEIYASTEPCPMCLSAIYFTKIDAVYFAEISTESQDYVYHQLSLPRQERDIHMEQLLEKN